The Porphyrobacter sp. HT-58-2 genome has a window encoding:
- a CDS encoding MbcA/ParS/Xre antitoxin family protein → MLALQPVDTAVAAFRPDPITQDEAAAMFRAVLKLFGKWELTDEQAATLLDMPVRSYRRWKAEGPGRISRDGRARLSNLMGIHKALRIIFSEGSRGYAWIRSANEAFGGASALDVMLEGELTDIMRVRRYLDAERGGW, encoded by the coding sequence ATGCTGGCTCTGCAACCCGTTGATACTGCCGTTGCCGCATTCCGTCCCGACCCGATTACACAGGACGAGGCAGCTGCCATGTTCCGGGCAGTACTCAAACTGTTTGGCAAATGGGAGCTGACCGACGAGCAGGCTGCAACGCTGCTCGACATGCCGGTGCGCTCCTATCGCCGATGGAAGGCAGAAGGCCCCGGGCGCATCTCGCGCGATGGGCGTGCGCGTCTGTCCAACCTCATGGGCATCCACAAGGCGCTTCGGATCATCTTCTCGGAAGGCTCGCGCGGTTATGCCTGGATCAGGTCGGCCAATGAAGCGTTTGGTGGAGCCAGTGCGCTCGACGTGATGCTAGAGGGCGAACTCACCGACATCATGCGGGTGCGTCGCTACCTCGACGCAGAGCGCGGTGGCTGGTGA
- a CDS encoding RES family NAD+ phosphorylase, with protein sequence MNETADIPVSRVEWDGAVRIIRSAFPPIDLFEDIADPADWPLLISAEQKTNPRIMATIGNLDLVPVDRRVGGSGATFLMAPFTHVSTDRPSRFTDGSYGVLYVGDRFETALFETIHHHARFMARTREAPGWSSQFREIVMSVEADLHELRSAVGEPVAALDPDSYAASQALARALRGAGSDGIAFPSVRHPDGECVGLFYPDCASNPTQGRHLDYHWDGERVDLVRDAGSGAVFRIIEVPRNH encoded by the coding sequence GTGAACGAAACGGCGGATATCCCGGTTTCCCGAGTTGAGTGGGACGGCGCTGTCAGGATTATCCGCAGTGCCTTTCCGCCGATCGACCTGTTCGAGGACATCGCTGATCCAGCCGACTGGCCGCTGCTGATCTCGGCGGAGCAGAAGACCAATCCCCGCATCATGGCGACGATTGGCAATCTGGATCTGGTCCCTGTCGATCGCCGCGTCGGCGGCAGCGGCGCCACCTTCCTCATGGCGCCATTCACTCACGTCAGCACCGACAGGCCGAGCCGCTTCACCGATGGCAGTTATGGCGTGCTCTATGTCGGCGACCGTTTCGAGACTGCACTGTTCGAGACGATCCATCATCATGCCCGCTTCATGGCGCGAACCAGGGAAGCACCTGGCTGGAGCTCGCAGTTCCGCGAGATCGTCATGTCGGTCGAAGCTGACCTCCACGAGTTGCGATCCGCCGTGGGAGAACCGGTTGCGGCGCTCGATCCCGATAGCTACGCCGCATCCCAGGCGCTGGCACGCGCCTTGAGGGGCGCAGGATCGGACGGCATAGCCTTCCCAAGCGTCCGTCATCCCGATGGTGAATGCGTCGGGCTCTTCTACCCGGACTGCGCATCGAACCCCACTCAGGGACGGCACCTCGATTATCACTGGGATGGCGAGCGCGTTGATTTAGTCCGGGATGCAGGATCTGGAGCTGTTTTCCGCATCATCGAAGTGCCTCGAAATCATTGA